The proteins below come from a single Miscanthus floridulus cultivar M001 chromosome 1, ASM1932011v1, whole genome shotgun sequence genomic window:
- the LOC136482380 gene encoding polygalacturonase inhibitor-like, which translates to MKTTTTTTRTSLVLLLLAAASAAAAAASSKDRCHSDDKKALLAIDAAFGTPYHFASWTPDSSCCDWYGVDCDPFTGRVVGLSIFQDANLTGTIPDAIGDLVHLRNLMLHHLPGISGPIPPAIARLSNLSMLIISYTGVSGPVPSFLGKLTALTLLELPFNSLTGAIPASLAALPYLSGIDLSRNRLTGAIPPLLLSRSPDQAYLVLSHNNLSGGIPAEFAAVNFAHLDLSRNALTGGDASGLFGGAKELQYLDLSRNALSFNLSGVELPEQLYFVDVSHNAIYGGIPAQVANLTNLQFFNVSYNRLCGGVPTGGNMARFDAYNYQHNKCLCGPPLPTTCNK; encoded by the coding sequence atgaagacgacgacgacgacgacgcgcacctccctcgtcctcctcctcctcgctgcggcttcggccgccgccgccgccgcctcaagCAAGGACCGCTGCCATTCCGACGACAAGAAAGCGCTGTTGGCCATTGACGCGGCGTTCGGCACCCCCTACCACTTCGCGTCCTGGACGCCCGACTCCTCGTGCTGCGACTGGTACGGAGTCGACTGCGACCCCTTCACCGGCCGCGTCGTCGGCCTCTCCATCTTCCAGGACGCCAACCTCACCGGCACCATCCCCGACGCCATCGGCGACCTCGTCCACCTCCGGAACCTCATGCTGCACCACCTCCCCGGCATCTCTGGCCCCATCCCGCCCGCCATCGCCAGGCTCTCCAACCTCTCCATGCTCATCATCTCCTACACCGGCGTCTCCGGCCCCGTGCCGTCGTTCCTGGGCAAGCTCACCGCGCTCACCTTGCTCGAGCTGCCATTCAACTCCCTCACGGGCGCCATCCCGGCGTCGCTCGCCGCCCTCCCGTACCTCTCCGGGATCGACCTCAGCCGCAACCGCCTCACCGGCGCCATCCCTCCGCTGCTCCTCAGCAGGTCCCCCGACCAGGCCTACCTCGTGCTGTCGCACAACAACCTGTCCGGCGGCATCCCAGCCGAGTTCGCCGCCGTCAACTTCGCGCACCTCGACCTGTCGCGTAACGCACTCACCGGCGGCGACGCGTCGGGCCTGTTCGGCGGGGCAAAGGAACTGCAGTACCTGGACCTGTCGCGCAACGCGCTGAGCTTCAACCTCTCCGGCGTGGAGCTGCCGGAGCAGCTCTACTTCGTGGACGTGAGCCACAACGCCATCTACGGCGGCATCCCGGCGCAGGTGGCGAACCTGACCAACCTGCAGTTCTTCAACGTCAGCTACAACCGGCTCTGCGGCGGCGTGCCCACCGGCGGCAACATGGCGAGGTTCGATGCCTACAACTACCAGCACAACAAGTGCTTGTGTGGACCTCCGCTGCCGACGACATGCAACAAGTGA
- the LOC136482369 gene encoding polygalacturonase inhibitor-like, which yields MAAASSQQFPRLLLVAALLASCLVGAASLSSSSMQMQCHEEDQEALLAVSSALGSPYHFASWTPDTFCCDWYNVDCDNTTGRVVGLTVFGDGNLTGAIPDAIANLTNLRTLVLRHLPGLSRSIPDSLALLSNLSQLTISSTGVSGPVPSFLSQLTELTLIDLSFNFFEGSIPASLADLPSLSSIDLSRNRLSGPVPSLLLSKCTDQAYLRLSHNNFSGAIPDGFAAVSFAHLDLSRNAFTGDASGVFGKGKPLQHLDLSRNGFAFSLTAVELPEQLSYIDLSHNAIRGRIPAKVADLAGLQLFNVSYNKMCGVVPTGGNMAKFDAYSYQHNKCLCGTPLPSCGHRFY from the coding sequence ATGGCCGCCGCTTCCTCACAGCAATTCCCGCGGCTGCTACTCGTGGCCGCGCTTCTGGCGTCGTGCCTCGTCGGCGCCGCCAgcttgtcgtcgtcgtcgatgcAGATGCAGTGCCACGAGGAGGACCAGGAGGCGCTGCTGGCGGTGAGCTCGGCGCTGGGCAGCCCGTACCACTTCGCGTCGTGGACGCCCGACACCTTCTGCTGCGACTGGTACAACGTGGACTGCGACAACACCACGGGCCGCGTCGTCGGCCTCACCGTCTTCGGCGACGGCAACCTGACGGGCGCCATCCCGGACGCCATCGCCAACCTCACCAACCTCCGCACGCTGGTCCTGCGCCACCTCCCGGGCCTCTCCCGGAGCATCCCGGACTCGCTCGCGCTGCTGTCCAACCTCTCCCAGCTCACCATCTCCTCCACGGGCGTCTCCGGCCCGGTGCCGTCGTTCCTGTCCCAGCTCACGGAGCTCACCCTGATCGACCTCTCCTTCAACTTTTTCGAGGGCAGCATCCCGGCGTCGCTCGCCGACCTGCCCAGCCTCTCCAGCATCGACCTCAGCCGCAACCGCCTCTCGGGCCCCGTCCCGTCGCTGCTCCTCAGCAAGTGCACCGACCAGGCGTACCTCCGGCTGTCGCACAACAACTTCTCCGGCGCCATCCCCGACGGGTTCGCCGCCGTCAGCTTCGCGCACCTGGACCTGTCGCGCAACGCCTTCACCGGCGACGCGTCGGGCGTCTTCGGCAAGGGGAAGCCGCTGCAGCACCTGGATCTGTCCCGCAACGGCTTCGCCTTCAGCCTCACGGCCGTGGAGCTGCCGGAGCAGCTGAGCTACATCGACCTGAGCCACAACGCCATCCGCGGCCGCATCCCGGCGAAGGTGGCGGACCTCGCCGGGCTGCAGCTCTTCAACGTCAGCTACAACAAGATGTGCGGCGTGGTGCCGACGGGAGGGAACATGGCCAAGTTCGACGCCTACAGCTACCAGCACAACAAGTGCCTCTGCGGCACGCCGCTGCCTTCCTGCGGCCACCGTTTCTACTGA